The proteins below are encoded in one region of Agelaius phoeniceus isolate bAgePho1 chromosome 35, bAgePho1.hap1, whole genome shotgun sequence:
- the STAC3 gene encoding LOW QUALITY PROTEIN: SH3 and cysteine-rich domain-containing protein 3 (The sequence of the model RefSeq protein was modified relative to this genomic sequence to represent the inferred CDS: inserted 1 base in 1 codon) gives MTEKEVPEPPASPAAAGKPKSRLQKLKEIFQRKPKEEPAQEAQPNGELVSPSGGPLFYIYEDEEEEEEEEEPEPPPEPEKLVNDKPHKFKDHYFKKPKFCDVCARMIVLNNKFGLRCKNCKTNIHHHCQGYVEMQRCFGKIPPGFRRAYSSPLYSEQQLGATKEQLGNRSDPVFETLRTGVIMANKERKKGQDDKKNPLAAMMDEEPEATKPVGSKAEGGASEGDKKAEKSPADDKSKKPQPGGFLQSHYFVALYRFKALEKDDLDFPPGEKITVVDDSNEEWWRGKIGEKVGFFPPNFIIRVRAGERVHKVTRSFVGNREIGQITLKKDQIVVQKGEEVNGYVKVFTGRKXGLFPVDFLEEI, from the exons ATGACGGAGAAGGAGGTGCCAGAGCCGCCGGCTTCGCCCGCTGCAGCTGGGAAACCCAAGAGCCGG ctgcagaagctGAAGGAAATTTTCCAGCGAAAACCCAAAGAGGAGCCGGCTCAGGAGGCTCAACCCAACGGGGAGCTGGTCAGCCCCTCGGGGGGACCCCTCTTCTACATCTacgaggatgaggaggaggaggaagaggaggaggagcccGAGCCCCCTCCGGAACCGGAGAAACTGGTGAACGACAAACCGCACAAATTCAAAGACCATTacttcaaaaaacccaaattctgcGATGTTTGCGCCCGCATGATCGTCC TCAACAACAAATTCGGGCTGAGGTGCAAGAACTGCAAAACCAACATCCACCACCACTGCCAGGGCTACGTGGAGATGCAGCGCTGCTTCGGCAAGATC CCGCCCGGGTTCCGCCGCGCCTACAGCTCCCCCCTGTACAGCGAGCAGCAGCTCGGCGCCACCAAGGAGCAGCTCG GGAACAGGAGCGACCCCGTGTTCGAGACGCTGCGCACCGGGGTCATCATGGCCAACAAGGAGCGCAAGAAGGGGCAGGACGACAAGAAAAAC cccctggcagcgaTGATGGACGAGGAGCCCGAGGCCACGAAGCCGGTGGGGAGCAAAGCTGAGGGTG gtgCCTCCGAGGGGGACAAAAAAGCTGAGAAGAGCCCGGCAGACGACAAG agcaAGAAACCCCAGCCAGGGGGGTTCCTGCAGTCCCATTATTTCGTGGCACTTTATCGCTTCAAAGCCCTGGAGAAGGACGACCTGGACTTCCC cccaggggAGAAGATCACGGTGGTCGATGACTCCAACGAGGAATGGTGGCGG GGGAAAATCGGGGAGAAAgttgggtttttcccccccaatttcATCATCCGGGTGCGGGCGGGCGAGCGGGTGCACAAAGTGACGCGTTCCTTTGTGGGAAACCGGGAAATCGGGCAAATCACGCTCAAAAAGGATCAG ATCGTGGTGCAGAAGGGAGAGGAGGTGAACGGCTACGTCAAAGTGTTCACGGGCCGCA TGGGGCTGTTCCCCGTGGACTTCCTGGAGGAAATCTGA